The following proteins are co-located in the Manihot esculenta cultivar AM560-2 chromosome 7, M.esculenta_v8, whole genome shotgun sequence genome:
- the LOC122724053 gene encoding beta-glucosidase 12-like codes for MLIFFFISLLAITKPTMANDADDIPVDFDRSYFPDDFIFGTATSAYQIEGAANILGKGPSVWDRFTHEYPERIKDNSNGDVAVDFYHRYQEDIQNVKNMGFNAFRFSISWSRVIPSGRRREGVNEEGIEFYDRVINETIKQGLQPFVTIFHWDTPQALEDKYSGFLSRNIVEDFREYADILFKRFGDRIKYWMTFNEPWALSGFAYDDGLFAPGRCSSWINNQCRAGNSATEPYIVAHHLLLSHSEAVQVYRKNYQTTQKGKIGIMLFTFWFEPLSNRRTDIEASRTALDFMFGLWMDPLTYGQYPRTVQNLVGDKLVNFTNEETELLRGSYDFIGLQYYTSYYAKPNASIDSDRVRYKTDSNMTETPYDYDGNLIGPQAYSPWFYIYPKGIRHLLNYTKDRYNNPEIYITENGVDNLNDENQPIEEALKDEFRIDYYQKHMWNTLGSLKEYIVNIKGYFAWSYLDNFEWNIGYTSRFGLYYVNYKNNLTRIAKESAIWFTKFLNPPN; via the exons atgctcattttcttcttcatcagcttGTTGGCCATTACAAAACCAACAATGGCAAATGATGCTGATGACATCCCTGTAGATTTTGATCGTAGTTACTTTCCAGatgattttatttttggaaCAGCTACTTCTGCTTACCAG ATTGAAGGAGCTGCAAATATATTGGGTAAAGGACCTAGTGTCTGGGACAGATTTACTCACGAATATCCTG AAAGAATAAAGGATAATAGTAACGGGGATGTCGCAGTTGATTTCTATCATCGCTATCAA GAGGATATACAAAACGTCAAAAATATGGGTTTTAACGCTTTCAGATTTTCCATTTCGTGGTCCAGAGTTATACCTA GTGGAAGAAGACGAGAAGGAGTAAATGAAGAAGGGATTGAATTCTACGATAGAGTTATTAATGAAACTATAAAACAAG GTCTACAACCTTTTGTTACTATTTTTCATTGGGATACCCCTCAAGCTCTGGAGGATAAATACAGTGGCTTTTTAAGTCGTAATATTGT AGAAGATTTTCGTGAATATGCTGATATTCTCTTTAAAAGATTTGGTGAtcgaataaagtattggatgacTTTTAATGAACCATGGGCTCTTAGCGGATTTGCCTATGATGATGGACTTTTTGCCCCTGGTCGATGCTCATCTTGGATCAATAATCAATGTCGTGCTGGAAATTCAGCCACTGAACCTTACATAGTTGCTCATCATTTGCTACTTTCTCATTCTGAAGCTGTACAAGTATATAGAAAAAATTACCAG ACAACTCAAAAAGGCAAGATTGGAATAATGCTTTTCACCTTCTGGTTTGAGCCTCTCTCCAATAGAAGAACTGATATAGAAGCATCCAGAACAGCTCTCGATTTCATGTTTGGATT ATGGATGGATCCTTTAACTTATGGTCAATATCCAAGGACTGTGCAAAATTTAGTTGGAGACAAATTGGTTAATTTTACCAACGAAGAAACTGAATTACTTAGAGGATCATATGATTTTATTGGATTACAATACTACACTTCATATTATGCAAAACCAAATGCTTCAATTGATTCAGATCGTGTAAGATACAAAACTGACAGTAACATGACTGAAACTC CTTATGATTATGATGGCAATCTTATTGGCCCACAG GCTTACTCACCTTGGTTTTATATTTATCCAAAAGGCATACGACATTTATTGAATTACACGAAAGATAGATATAACAATCCAGAAATTTACATTACTGAGAATG GGGTTGACAATCTTAATGATGAAAACCAACCCATCGAGGAAGCACTTAAAGATGAATTCAGGATAGACTATTATCAAAAGCATATGTGGAATACTTTGGGATCTCTCAA GGAATACATTGTTAACATCAAAGGATACTTTGCATGGTCATATTTGGACAACTTTGAATGGAATATTGGTTATACTTCAAGATTTGGTCTATATTACGTCAATtacaaaaataacctaacaagGATCGCTAAGGAATCAGCTATTTGGTTTACAAAATTCCTAAATCCACCAAACTAG
- the LOC110607662 gene encoding beta-glucosidase 12, whose protein sequence is MAMASKLHLIGMLIFFFISLLALAKPTMANDADDIPVDFDRSYFPDDFIFGTATSAYQIEGAANISGKGPSVWDTFTHEYPERIRDHSNGDVAVDFYHRYQEDIQNVKKMGFNAFRFSISWSRVIPSGRRREGVNEEGIEFYNRVINETIKQGLQPFVTIFHWDTPQALEDKYGGFLSRNIVEDFREYADLLFERFGDRVKYWMTFNEPWALSGFAYDDGLFAPGRCSSWVNNQCRAGNSATEPYIVAHHLLLSHSEAVRVYRKNYQTIQKGKIGITLFTFWFEPLSNRKADIEASRTALDFMFGLWMDPLTYGKYPRTVQNLVGDKLLNFTKEETQLLRGSYDFIGLQYYTSYYAKPNVSVDSELIRYKTDSNITETPYDYDGNLIGPQAYSPWFYIYPKGIRHLLNYTKDKYNNPVIYITENGVDNLNDENQPIEEALKDEFRIDYYRKHMWNTLESLREYNVNVKGYFAWSYLDNFEWNIGYTSRFGLYYVDYKNNLTRIAKESAIWFTKFLNPSN, encoded by the exons ATGGCTATGGCTTCTAAGCTTCATCTCATAGGGATgctcatcttcttcttcataaGCTTGTTGGCTCTTGCAAAACCAACAATGGCAAATGATGCTGATGACATCCCTGTAGATTTTGATCGTAGTTACTTTCCAGATGACTTCATTTTTGGAACAGCTACTTCTGCTTATCAG ATCGAAGGGGCTGCAAATATATCAGGCAAAGGACCTAGTGTCTGGGACACATTTACCCACGAATATCCTG AAAGAATAAGAGATCATAGTAATGGAGATGTCGCAGTTGATTTCTATCATCGCTATCAA GAAGATATACAAAACGTCAAAAAAATGGGTTTTAATGCTTTCAGATTTTCCATTTCGTGGTCGAGAGTTATACCTA GTGGAAGGAGACGAGAAGGAGTAAACGAAGAAGGGATTGAATTCTACAATAGAGTTATTAATGAAACTATAAAACAAG gtcTACAACCTTTTGTTACTATTTTTCATTGGGATACCCCTCAAGCTCTAGAAGATAAATACGGCGGCTTTTTAAGTCGTAATATTGT AGAAGATTTTCGTGAATATGCCGATCTcctctttgaaagatttggtgatcGAGTAAAGTATTGGATGACTTTTAATGAACCATGGGCTCTTAGCGGATTTGCTTATGATGATGGACTTTTTGCCCCTGGTCGATGCTCATCTTGGGTCAATAATCAATGTCGTGCTGGAAACTCAGCTACTGAACCTTACATCGTCGCTCACCATTTGCTACTTTCTCATTCTGAAGCTGTACGAgtatatagaaaaaattatcaG ACAATTCAAAAAGGCAAGATTGGAATAACGCTCTTCACCTTCTGGTTTGAACCTCTCTCCAATAGAAAAGCTGACATAGAAGCATCCCGAACAGCTCTGGATTTCATGTTTGGATT GTGGATGGATCCTTTAACTTATGGTAAATATCCAAGGACCGTGCAAAATTTAGTTGGAGACAAATTGCTTAATTTTACCAAAGAAGAAACTCAATTGCTTAGAGGATCATATGATTTTATTGGATTACAATACTACACTTCATATTATGCAAAACCAAATGTTTCGGTTGATTCAGAACTTATAAGATACAAAACTGACAGTAATATTACTGAAACTC CTTATGACTATGATGGTAATCTTATTGGTCCACAG GCTTATTCACCTTGGTTCTACATTTATCCGAAAGGCATACGACATTTATTGAATTATACTAAAGACAAATATAATAATCCCGTAATTTATATTACTGAAAATG GCGTCGACAATCTTAACGATGAAAACCAACCCATTGAGGAAGCACTTAAAGATGAATTCAGGATAGATTATTATCGAAAACATATGTGGAATACTTTGGAATCTCTTAG GGAATACAATGTCAATGTCAAAGGATACTTTGCATGGTCATATTTGGACAATTTTGAATGGAACATTGGTTATACTTCAAGATTTGGTTTATATTATGtagattataaaaataatctaaCAAGAATCGCCAAGGAATCAGCTATTTGGTTTACAAAATTTCTGAATCCATCGAACTAG